Proteins from a single region of Thermotoga maritima MSB8:
- a CDS encoding efflux RND transporter periplasmic adaptor subunit, translating to MKKWITLLIIAVLVVLVAVVIFLNRASAQTVSEKDATSTQAPVFLTYTVTKENETVEIVGQVTADTKKVTSKVSGDVLEIYVEEGDVVQVGQKIAKIDDTDYQISYLSALNSYKTSPTEINRLNLEKAKENLENTTVVSPVSGVVQAVNVDVGDRVSVGTSIVTIVETDTLRVEGSISEYDLKNVKEGMKAVFTFEQLGLTLTGKVKRISPVAETSGGVTVIPVEFSFDQTPPSLVIPGLTCDVEIIIKEATSSFFIPKEAVRQDQNGYYVMKQTPQGPQKVYVELGEELNDKIEIKKGVSEGDVLLLIPSQQEIQRLRTRQGLPMFGPGGGRAR from the coding sequence TTGAAAAAGTGGATAACCCTGCTGATCATAGCAGTACTGGTGGTTTTGGTAGCTGTTGTGATCTTTTTGAACAGAGCCAGTGCCCAGACCGTTTCTGAAAAAGACGCCACTTCAACACAGGCTCCTGTCTTTCTCACCTACACCGTAACGAAAGAGAACGAAACCGTAGAAATAGTGGGTCAAGTCACTGCCGATACGAAGAAAGTCACTTCCAAAGTATCTGGAGACGTTCTGGAAATCTACGTGGAAGAGGGAGACGTGGTTCAGGTAGGTCAGAAAATAGCAAAGATAGACGACACAGATTATCAAATCAGTTATCTTTCAGCTCTCAACAGCTACAAAACTTCTCCCACCGAGATCAACCGTCTTAACCTGGAAAAAGCAAAAGAGAACCTGGAGAACACAACAGTGGTTTCGCCTGTGAGTGGAGTGGTTCAAGCAGTCAATGTGGATGTGGGAGACAGAGTATCGGTTGGTACTAGCATAGTCACGATAGTGGAAACAGATACCCTCAGAGTAGAAGGTTCCATCAGTGAATACGACCTCAAGAACGTCAAAGAAGGAATGAAGGCTGTTTTCACCTTCGAACAGCTTGGCCTCACCCTGACTGGAAAGGTGAAAAGAATCAGTCCCGTTGCGGAAACATCCGGTGGAGTTACAGTGATACCGGTGGAGTTTTCTTTCGATCAGACACCTCCCAGCTTAGTGATACCCGGTCTCACGTGCGACGTGGAAATAATTATCAAAGAAGCTACAAGTTCTTTCTTCATTCCAAAAGAAGCGGTCAGGCAGGATCAAAACGGTTACTACGTGATGAAACAAACACCCCAGGGACCTCAGAAGGTGTATGTTGAGTTGGGTGAAGAGCTGAACGATAAGATAGAAATCAAAAAGGGTGTTTCCGAAGGAGACGTCCTGCTTCTCATCCCGTCACAGCAGGAAATCCAGAGACTTCGAACAAGACAAGGTCTTCCGATGTTCGGTCCCGGAGGGGGACGAGCAAGATGA
- a CDS encoding ABC transporter ATP-binding protein, producing MKKVMELVDVWKIYDLGEVKVEALRGVSFEVFEGEYVIIIGPSGSGKSTLLHILGCLDRPTKGKVLIEGEEVSRMGDRRLAQVRNRKIGFVFQSYNLLPRLTALENVELPMIYAGVPAKERKRRAKELLELVGLGDRLHHRPNQLSGGQQQRVAIARALANDPVFILADEPTGNLDTKTGEEILELFRKLHEMGKTLVVVTHNLEMVDEGTCIVRIRDGRIEGIERRGVVYGDT from the coding sequence ATGAAAAAGGTGATGGAGCTCGTCGATGTGTGGAAAATATACGATCTGGGTGAGGTGAAGGTTGAGGCTCTTCGTGGTGTTTCTTTCGAGGTGTTCGAAGGAGAATACGTGATCATAATAGGACCATCTGGAAGTGGGAAATCTACACTTCTTCACATTCTTGGATGTCTCGATCGTCCTACAAAGGGAAAGGTACTCATAGAAGGAGAAGAGGTTTCGAGGATGGGTGATCGAAGGCTCGCGCAGGTTAGAAACAGGAAAATAGGCTTTGTCTTTCAGAGTTACAACCTTCTTCCCCGTCTCACCGCTTTGGAAAATGTGGAGCTTCCAATGATCTACGCGGGTGTACCGGCGAAGGAGAGAAAAAGGAGGGCAAAAGAGCTTCTGGAATTGGTCGGTCTGGGAGACAGACTCCATCACCGGCCGAATCAGCTTTCAGGAGGTCAGCAACAAAGAGTTGCGATAGCGAGGGCTCTGGCAAACGATCCTGTCTTCATTCTCGCAGACGAACCAACGGGAAATCTGGACACAAAAACTGGTGAAGAGATACTGGAGCTGTTCAGAAAACTTCACGAGATGGGAAAGACACTGGTTGTTGTGACTCACAACCTCGAAATGGTGGATGAAGGAACGTGCATCGTGAGAATCAGAGATGGAAGAATCGAAGGTATAGAACGTCGAGGTGTTGTGTATGGAGATACTTAA
- a CDS encoding TolC family protein: MKNLLVVLLSLVSVLSFSVSLNDVLQTALASSTDYQIAQISLESATMDYEKAKLEATNKRSELSAELSYYNNLQSYRNSLKSAYQDVLGRIFNLLTADLSYEIAQLNFENAQEDYKTSQELFKKNLISENDLKDSELTLEEASNNLLSAQKDLEEAQKDYEEIFSVEVSEIELPLIDYQNLVGEDEYLDNLSSVKIAELNMKIAEYDLNNLSASASKYEQKKAELNYKKSKMNYDEALKEAKDSYKSTLDSLEIAFLNLKVLKEKIELNENILKDYQERYEKGLISKKELNTQKINLLNIKKNYLNSLRSYYISIVNLLIDAGKEVSF; this comes from the coding sequence CCGCTCTTGCGAGCAGTACAGATTATCAAATCGCGCAGATCAGCTTGGAATCCGCGACGATGGACTACGAAAAAGCAAAACTCGAAGCAACGAACAAGAGATCAGAACTCTCCGCGGAACTCAGCTACTACAACAACCTTCAAAGCTACAGAAATTCGCTGAAATCCGCTTATCAGGATGTTCTTGGAAGGATTTTCAATCTCCTGACCGCTGATCTTTCCTATGAAATCGCACAGCTGAACTTCGAAAACGCCCAGGAAGACTACAAAACCAGTCAGGAGCTCTTCAAAAAGAATCTCATTTCCGAAAACGACCTGAAGGATTCCGAACTCACCCTCGAAGAAGCCAGCAACAATCTCCTTTCCGCCCAGAAAGATCTTGAAGAAGCCCAAAAAGATTACGAGGAGATCTTCAGCGTGGAAGTGAGTGAAATAGAGCTTCCTCTCATCGATTATCAGAACCTTGTAGGTGAAGACGAATACCTTGACAATCTTTCTTCCGTCAAGATCGCGGAGCTGAACATGAAGATCGCTGAATACGATCTCAACAACCTCTCCGCTTCCGCCTCAAAATACGAACAAAAAAAGGCGGAGCTGAATTACAAGAAATCAAAGATGAACTACGACGAAGCTTTGAAAGAAGCAAAAGACAGCTACAAGAGCACTCTCGACTCTCTGGAGATCGCCTTCTTGAACCTGAAAGTACTGAAAGAGAAGATTGAGCTCAACGAGAACATCCTCAAAGATTACCAGGAAAGATACGAAAAGGGACTGATCTCAAAGAAAGAACTGAACACCCAGAAGATCAATCTTCTCAACATCAAAAAGAATTACCTCAATTCGCTGCGCAGCTACTACATTTCGATAGTGAACCTCCTGATAGACGCTGGAAAAGAAGTCTCCTTTTGA
- a CDS encoding ABC transporter permease: MEILKEVLRSLLANKMRTFLSMLGIVIGVTAVIMVMSLGAGMRESVTERLTSLGSNIIMITPGFAGGRGGTIAQSVESLEEDDVEDILKMCPSVDKAIDLMSGSFLVQYRETNTRSNVYSAPPDIFHILNLKVSSGRTFSEEDSAANVAIIGQEVAYNLFGNENPVGKKIYLVQGNRKLVFEIIGIFERTGSILMFNPDNMILIPYETGKFRVFQTHGKVSMILATSKSADVAQRAVMEIDHLLYTKFHEEESYYNIISQQAILNVVSESVSIINLVLVAIAAVSLIVGGIGIMNIMLVSVVERTREIGIKMAIGASRLRILLEFLVESVVITFVAGAIGVALGILGSNTIVNTFGSQYGLKAVVDPFSVIIAFGVSASVGLFFGFYPAYRASRLSPIEALRYE, translated from the coding sequence ATGGAGATACTTAAAGAGGTTTTGAGATCACTTCTGGCCAACAAGATGAGAACGTTTCTATCGATGCTTGGTATTGTGATCGGAGTGACCGCCGTTATCATGGTGATGTCTCTTGGGGCAGGTATGAGGGAAAGCGTGACAGAGAGGCTCACCTCTCTTGGCTCGAACATTATCATGATCACACCTGGATTCGCTGGAGGAAGAGGTGGTACGATCGCTCAGTCGGTGGAATCGCTCGAGGAAGACGATGTAGAAGACATCCTGAAGATGTGCCCAAGTGTTGACAAAGCGATCGATCTTATGAGCGGAAGTTTCCTTGTTCAATACAGAGAGACGAACACCAGATCGAACGTGTACTCGGCACCACCTGATATCTTCCACATTTTGAATTTGAAAGTCTCTTCTGGAAGGACCTTCTCAGAAGAGGACAGCGCCGCCAACGTTGCAATAATTGGACAGGAAGTAGCTTACAATCTGTTTGGAAACGAAAACCCGGTGGGCAAAAAGATTTACCTCGTTCAGGGAAATAGAAAACTCGTCTTTGAAATCATTGGAATCTTCGAAAGAACCGGTAGCATTCTCATGTTCAACCCAGACAACATGATTCTGATCCCCTATGAAACGGGAAAATTCAGGGTCTTCCAGACACACGGAAAGGTTTCCATGATACTCGCAACAAGTAAATCTGCGGACGTTGCTCAAAGAGCAGTCATGGAGATAGATCACCTGCTCTACACAAAGTTTCACGAGGAAGAAAGTTACTACAACATCATCAGTCAGCAAGCCATCTTGAATGTGGTCTCCGAGAGTGTGTCTATCATCAACCTTGTTCTCGTTGCAATTGCCGCTGTGTCGCTGATCGTTGGTGGTATCGGTATCATGAACATCATGCTCGTTTCCGTTGTTGAAAGAACCAGGGAAATAGGTATAAAGATGGCTATAGGAGCATCAAGACTCAGGATTCTTCTGGAATTTCTTGTGGAAAGCGTTGTGATCACATTCGTTGCTGGTGCCATAGGTGTTGCTTTGGGTATTCTGGGTTCGAACACGATAGTTAACACCTTTGGCAGTCAGTACGGATTGAAAGCCGTGGTAGATCCGTTTTCTGTGATTATCGCGTTTGGAGTTTCAGCAAGTGTTGGATTGTTCTTCGGATTCTATCCTGCGTACAGAGCCTCCAGGTTGAGCCCGATAGAAGCCCTGAGGTACGAGTAA
- a CDS encoding TolC family protein: MKRFFLVFLLVPVFLAGNVFDLFKENLENSYSYWSSVEKFKEAQLNYKRYTNFWNPEISVSLGKTGITITEDGVSDFSISPIVNFVNIYGFELGLSFPISVNTDDWSFNFEGTQLSVSRGLKTEYTVDRLMAESSYLSSKYSLKSTKNSVFIQTVQDIFDWYYYTKKIEILSQRLQVLNEKLSKAKDDDEKKALEKQILSTEQTLRNAEYKLQTIQTKNIDEEVYQKTRNLLESITLPATTLEYREDLKALELQKKAEEIEKKTWFLPYLPDLTVSFNYDFEDSEWSIGIGFQMTLWDFGERKLEAEKRKSQLVSLEYQEEVKNIENSLNQELVNIANLESQLKQKEIELEDLEESSKTSDQLFNKGFLSEEDYALSKLDYAEGTLEKENMENSLILEKLKYISILGYDLEKFLKEGDQN; the protein is encoded by the coding sequence ATGAAACGATTTTTTCTGGTTTTTCTCCTTGTTCCGGTTTTCCTCGCGGGGAACGTCTTCGATCTTTTCAAAGAGAACCTGGAAAACTCGTACAGTTACTGGTCAAGTGTGGAAAAGTTCAAAGAAGCACAGCTCAACTACAAACGTTACACGAACTTCTGGAATCCTGAGATATCCGTTTCATTGGGGAAGACCGGTATCACCATAACAGAGGATGGTGTTTCTGATTTCTCAATATCTCCAATTGTCAACTTTGTAAACATCTACGGATTCGAGCTCGGACTTTCTTTTCCGATCTCGGTGAACACCGACGACTGGTCTTTTAACTTCGAAGGAACACAGCTGAGTGTGTCAAGGGGGCTTAAAACAGAATACACAGTGGATAGATTGATGGCAGAGTCAAGCTATCTTTCCAGCAAGTATTCCTTAAAGTCCACAAAGAACAGTGTTTTCATCCAGACCGTCCAGGACATATTCGACTGGTACTACTACACAAAGAAGATCGAAATACTCTCGCAGAGGCTTCAGGTGTTGAACGAAAAACTCAGCAAGGCAAAAGATGACGACGAAAAGAAAGCTCTGGAAAAGCAGATACTCTCCACTGAACAAACCCTGAGAAATGCAGAATACAAGCTTCAGACGATTCAAACAAAAAACATCGACGAAGAAGTGTATCAGAAAACAAGAAATCTCCTTGAAAGTATCACTCTGCCGGCCACCACTCTGGAGTACAGAGAAGACCTGAAAGCTCTGGAGCTTCAAAAGAAAGCCGAAGAGATAGAAAAGAAAACATGGTTTCTTCCGTATCTTCCGGATCTAACAGTTTCGTTCAACTACGACTTCGAAGATAGCGAGTGGTCGATCGGGATCGGTTTTCAGATGACGCTCTGGGACTTTGGAGAAAGAAAACTGGAAGCAGAGAAAAGGAAATCCCAGTTGGTTTCTCTGGAATATCAGGAAGAGGTGAAAAACATAGAAAACTCGTTGAACCAGGAGCTTGTCAACATTGCCAATCTCGAGTCCCAGCTGAAACAAAAAGAAATCGAACTGGAAGATCTGGAGGAAAGCTCTAAAACAAGCGATCAGCTTTTCAATAAAGGCTTTCTGAGCGAAGAAGACTACGCTCTCTCGAAGCTCGACTACGCGGAAGGAACTCTCGAGAAAGAAAATATGGAAAATTCATTGATTCTGGAAAAGCTGAAATACATAAGCATCTTGGGATACGATCTTGAGAAATTCCTCAAGGAAGGTGATCAGAATTGA